From the genome of Candidatus Saccharimonadales bacterium, one region includes:
- a CDS encoding protein phosphatase 2C domain-containing protein: MYADSYFMIGHAHLQGGKPCQDYATAAALSESAAYAIVADGCSTGGKTDVGSRALALTTSQAIVKHWNTVGNALERTAPARINLEQQVNLAPVRQSFGCATRDMLSTCVYACYSPEGGFIHIQGDGVVAWEESGHTVMGCFEWDNNTPFYPAYSADNYAEFIKAHGGDVNEDKLTYTSWERTPDGSLSQLDTTRYTLGRGIQGITLPLSGGLEKVAVFTDGVTQVEGMKWQDVVSQLLAFKTTAGDFAKRRMIRAVKDAQREGKGPMDDISYAVILSDM, from the coding sequence ATGTACGCGGATTCGTATTTCATGATTGGCCATGCACACCTGCAAGGAGGCAAGCCGTGCCAAGACTACGCAACGGCGGCGGCTCTTTCTGAGAGTGCGGCCTACGCCATCGTGGCAGATGGGTGTTCTACCGGCGGTAAAACCGACGTGGGCTCCCGAGCCTTGGCGTTGACGACGTCACAGGCAATCGTCAAGCACTGGAATACGGTGGGCAATGCGTTGGAGCGGACTGCTCCAGCCCGCATCAACCTCGAGCAACAGGTGAACCTGGCGCCCGTGCGGCAATCGTTCGGGTGTGCCACTCGCGATATGCTGTCGACCTGTGTCTACGCCTGCTATTCACCCGAGGGCGGATTTATCCATATCCAGGGTGATGGTGTCGTAGCATGGGAGGAAAGCGGGCACACGGTGATGGGTTGTTTTGAATGGGACAACAACACTCCATTCTATCCGGCGTACAGTGCCGACAATTATGCGGAGTTCATCAAGGCTCACGGAGGTGACGTCAATGAAGACAAGCTGACGTATACCTCTTGGGAGCGAACTCCGGATGGTTCGTTGAGTCAGCTGGATACGACTCGTTATACTCTCGGAAGGGGAATTCAGGGAATCACCCTGCCGCTTTCTGGAGGTCTGGAAAAAGTGGCCGTCTTCACCGACGGTGTTACTCAAGTTGAAGGGATGAAGTGGCAAGATGTCGTTTCGCAGCTATTGGCGTTCAAAACGACGGCGGGTGATTTTGCCAAACGGCGAATGATCCGCGCGGTCAAGGACGCGCAGCGGGAAGGCAAGGGGCCTATGGATGACATCTCGTATGCTGTCATTCTTTCGGACATGTAA
- a CDS encoding CPBP family glutamic-type intramembrane protease, which translates to MTFPLFRKVAKVVSIVLLCLGAVVLIPFEQRLLGYGILTVGAATLFATPRAYARDIVLIYLSIGILGITPIDTSITLSHMLLMGGLLACAVGIPFLITRYVYKEKSIVYPLGKHTWTRGHIGYLLFAFVLSYLILPFWMQTTGGYTHWNFEITFASLGLLFIGTNSLGIWDELFFVVTALGLMRRHMPFFWANMAQAVMFTSFLYELGFRGWAPFLIFPFALLQGIVFKKTENLVYVIAIHLTLDLVLYLALINAHHPDLIPIFITR; encoded by the coding sequence ATGACTTTTCCTCTATTCAGAAAAGTTGCCAAGGTTGTAAGCATTGTACTGCTCTGCCTAGGTGCAGTTGTCCTTATTCCATTCGAGCAGCGGTTGCTGGGTTATGGTATTTTGACAGTCGGAGCGGCAACGCTTTTTGCCACCCCCAGAGCATATGCGCGTGATATTGTGCTTATCTATCTTTCTATAGGTATTCTCGGTATCACACCTATTGATACTAGTATCACTTTGTCTCATATGCTACTTATGGGCGGTTTGTTAGCATGTGCGGTCGGTATACCGTTTTTAATAACTCGGTATGTGTATAAAGAAAAATCGATCGTTTATCCGTTGGGAAAACATACGTGGACAAGGGGTCATATTGGATATCTTCTATTTGCCTTCGTGCTTAGTTACCTTATTTTACCGTTTTGGATGCAGACGACAGGCGGATATACGCATTGGAATTTTGAAATTACGTTCGCCTCTTTGGGGCTACTATTTATAGGCACAAACAGCCTGGGTATTTGGGATGAGCTTTTTTTTGTCGTAACCGCCCTTGGGCTTATGCGACGTCATATGCCATTTTTTTGGGCAAATATGGCACAAGCCGTGATGTTTACTTCTTTCCTATACGAACTTGGGTTTCGTGGATGGGCACCATTCTTAATTTTTCCGTTTGCACTACTTCAAGGAATTGTATTCAAGAAAACCGAGAATCTTGTGTATGTTATTGCGATCCACTTGACGCTCGACCTTGTTCTGTACCTGGCCCTCATTAATGCACACCATCCAGATCTTATTCCAATTTTTATTACGAGGTAA
- a CDS encoding DUF72 domain-containing protein, producing the protein MVAEIFIGTSGWHYNDWTRTFYPPEITGYHELTYHARFFNTVENNSSFYRVASEPTYKTWSKMTRGGYKFSIKLNKQITHTNKLRISDDVREKVDYILDTTQVLENKIGALLIQLPASFKFDLERLKLFLAFFTKKVRSHPFAFDLAIEFRNRYWFTEETYALLRKYNVALVAADSSRYPSVREVTANVAYIRMHGPTKLFASSYSDEQLKDLAEYIQTISPGVNRIYVYFNNDFHGYAIKNAQRLQYFLGPG; encoded by the coding sequence ATGGTAGCGGAAATTTTTATAGGTACCTCCGGATGGCATTACAATGACTGGACGAGAACATTTTATCCACCGGAGATTACCGGATATCATGAACTAACCTATCATGCGCGATTCTTTAATACGGTTGAGAATAATTCTTCATTTTATCGGGTTGCGAGTGAGCCGACATACAAAACATGGAGCAAAATGACACGAGGGGGTTACAAGTTTTCCATTAAGCTAAATAAACAAATCACTCATACGAATAAGTTGCGGATATCAGACGATGTCCGCGAGAAGGTAGATTATATTTTAGATACCACTCAAGTACTCGAAAACAAAATCGGAGCTCTGCTTATTCAACTGCCGGCAAGCTTTAAGTTTGATTTGGAGCGTTTGAAATTATTTTTGGCATTTTTTACAAAAAAAGTTCGATCTCACCCTTTTGCATTTGACCTGGCAATAGAATTTCGTAATCGTTATTGGTTTACCGAGGAGACATATGCATTGCTACGAAAATATAATGTAGCACTGGTTGCGGCAGATTCATCACGTTATCCGAGCGTACGCGAGGTAACGGCAAATGTGGCGTATATCCGCATGCACGGCCCTACAAAATTATTTGCTTCTTCGTATTCGGATGAACAGCTAAAGGATTTGGCCGAGTATATTCAGACCATTTCGCCTGGCGTGAACCGGATTTATGTGTATTTCAATAATGACTTTCATGGCTACGCAATTAAAAATGCTCAGAGGCTACAATATTTCCTAGGGCCTGGATGA
- a CDS encoding type II CAAX endopeptidase family protein translates to MKDPLLQKESYLLSRAQLPVLGIVLLIALVYVLHTMFSLTFVAWLLWGAVALAIMLTKLHKTSHVGLMAVGLALLLATPVGTSISWGRFFLMAGGMLLAVIVPYAISRYYFKHSLVHFNLNLRRKWSWLEIAYVVGAVVSCMLCMLLYFSTTNAHENWSMATPSDIAVVFTCIMVIGIWEEFFFIGTVYGILQRVLPYAWAIVLQAIFFSAFLFQIGFRGWIVLLVFLYAMFQAYVFHKTKTLLVTLVIHILVDFAVFVNLFLAARNML, encoded by the coding sequence ATGAAGGACCCCTTGCTTCAAAAAGAATCGTACCTGTTATCTCGAGCGCAGCTGCCCGTACTCGGTATTGTCCTGCTTATTGCGCTAGTGTATGTGCTTCACACTATGTTTTCACTTACGTTTGTTGCGTGGCTTTTGTGGGGAGCTGTGGCTCTGGCGATTATGCTTACAAAGCTCCACAAGACTTCGCATGTCGGTCTAATGGCTGTCGGATTAGCACTGCTGCTTGCAACTCCTGTAGGAACATCTATCTCGTGGGGTCGTTTTTTTCTTATGGCAGGCGGTATGCTATTGGCAGTAATTGTACCGTACGCAATTTCCCGCTATTACTTTAAGCACTCGCTTGTTCATTTTAATTTGAACTTACGACGCAAATGGTCGTGGCTGGAAATAGCGTACGTTGTTGGTGCGGTAGTAAGTTGCATGCTGTGTATGCTTTTATATTTTTCTACAACTAATGCTCACGAAAACTGGTCAATGGCAACACCAAGTGATATAGCTGTCGTTTTCACATGCATTATGGTGATTGGAATTTGGGAGGAATTCTTCTTTATTGGTACGGTGTACGGCATATTACAGCGTGTTCTTCCATACGCTTGGGCGATAGTTTTACAAGCCATATTTTTTAGTGCCTTTTTATTTCAGATTGGATTTCGAGGATGGATTGTCCTATTAGTGTTTTTGTACGCAATGTTCCAAGCGTATGTGTTTCATAAAACAAAAACTCTGCTTGTGACTCTCGTTATACATATTTTGGTAGACTTTGCAGTGTTTGTTAATCTGTTTTTAGCTGCGCGAAATATGCTGTAG
- a CDS encoding rRNA adenine dimethyltransferase family protein, whose product MKRLAHYSQYFLRSPRLIKELVGHTSIKKTDTVYDIGAGSGVIASVLAARAGRVVAVEYEPRMAVKLRDNMRRYSNVTVHEGDFLTMDLPRESYKVFANIPFHLSSPIVHKLTEASYPPDAIYLIVQKQFANKLLPDSKAFTGQLGMIVGPLFAARIRKRLNRSDFWPHPNVDTVLLELIRRPEPLLPVEDMVKYRQFIEVCFSDPRKFARTPRQKAGLPEGIKPSQMKLADWVRLFQLS is encoded by the coding sequence ATGAAACGGCTCGCACATTATTCGCAATATTTTCTCCGTAGCCCGCGGCTCATTAAAGAACTCGTTGGTCATACATCAATTAAAAAGACGGATACGGTATACGACATAGGCGCTGGCAGCGGTGTAATAGCTTCAGTGCTGGCGGCGCGAGCAGGAAGGGTTGTAGCTGTAGAATATGAACCACGTATGGCGGTCAAACTGCGCGACAATATGAGACGTTATTCGAATGTTACTGTGCATGAAGGCGATTTCTTGACAATGGATCTGCCGCGCGAGTCGTATAAGGTATTTGCAAATATTCCATTCCATCTTAGCTCGCCGATTGTGCACAAACTCACTGAAGCATCTTATCCGCCTGATGCGATCTATCTAATAGTGCAAAAGCAGTTTGCAAATAAGCTATTGCCCGACTCGAAAGCGTTTACCGGTCAGCTCGGTATGATTGTCGGTCCTCTATTTGCTGCTCGGATACGGAAACGTTTGAATCGGTCGGACTTTTGGCCGCATCCAAATGTAGACACCGTATTGCTCGAATTGATTCGTCGGCCAGAACCACTCCTTCCGGTCGAGGATATGGTAAAGTACCGCCAGTTTATCGAGGTGTGCTTTTCTGATCCTAGAAAATTCGCTCGCACGCCGAGGCAAAAAGCTGGATTGCCCGAGGGTATAAAACCATCTCAAATGAAGCTAGCCGATTGGGTGCGATTGTTTCAGCTTTCATAA
- a CDS encoding MarR family winged helix-turn-helix transcriptional regulator: protein MDNDAMLIYADHAGRFYTRQYGFNPVAARLLGYLSVCDPMEQSINDLADALLTSRSAITSAVTMLENIHLIQRSRPAGSRVDLISIDLNGATGSKAFDIQEYAEQGRLAREGLELLKDASPERRRILEEIRNLSDFLVAEMPLLEEKWQKNCQALQHKNKED, encoded by the coding sequence ATGGATAACGACGCGATGTTAATTTATGCCGATCATGCAGGCCGATTTTATACCCGACAGTATGGTTTTAACCCGGTGGCCGCACGACTGCTGGGGTATCTATCGGTGTGTGACCCGATGGAGCAATCGATCAATGACTTAGCTGATGCACTACTGACGAGCCGTAGCGCAATCACTTCAGCAGTAACGATGCTCGAAAATATACATTTGATCCAACGCTCGCGTCCAGCTGGAAGTCGAGTCGATTTGATAAGCATCGACCTCAATGGCGCTACAGGCAGCAAGGCATTTGATATCCAAGAATATGCAGAGCAAGGACGCCTCGCTCGTGAAGGTTTGGAGTTGCTGAAAGATGCATCGCCAGAGCGCCGACGAATACTTGAAGAGATAAGAAACCTGTCTGATTTTCTCGTTGCAGAAATGCCACTCCTAGAAGAAAAGTGGCAAAAAAATTGTCAAGCATTACAACATAAAAATAAGGAGGACTAA
- a CDS encoding ABC transporter permease gives MAKRSLRHTIRSMDTIITVVAMPIAMLLLFVYVFGGSFGPQTGNVKYVDFVTPTIIIMTVVSGISYAAVRLSMDMQRGIINRFKTMPVASSSILGGHAASSTLSNLFSSLLVLLVAILIGFRSDAGIIEWLTFAGILILFTLATTWLAILFGLFAKTMEGAGAFSYILLLLIFISSGFTPVDKMEPALRWFAENQPMTPIIETLRSLLTSGSTGDSAGVALAWCVGLLVISYLLALRVYKRKTA, from the coding sequence ATGGCTAAGCGGAGCCTTCGCCACACGATACGAAGTATGGATACTATCATTACGGTTGTGGCTATGCCAATTGCAATGCTGCTGCTGTTTGTGTATGTCTTCGGCGGCTCGTTTGGCCCGCAAACAGGCAATGTAAAATATGTCGACTTCGTGACGCCGACGATTATCATCATGACGGTGGTGAGTGGCATTTCTTATGCGGCGGTACGCCTAAGTATGGATATGCAGAGAGGGATTATTAACCGTTTTAAAACAATGCCGGTGGCGTCGTCTTCTATTTTAGGCGGTCATGCAGCTTCATCGACACTTTCTAACCTCTTTTCATCTCTCTTGGTGCTGCTTGTCGCTATTCTTATTGGCTTTCGCTCGGATGCCGGTATTATTGAGTGGCTGACATTTGCGGGCATTCTTATTCTCTTTACCCTTGCGACTACATGGCTCGCGATATTGTTCGGTCTTTTCGCCAAGACAATGGAAGGCGCAGGGGCATTTAGCTATATCCTCCTTTTATTGATCTTTATAAGTTCAGGCTTTACTCCGGTAGATAAAATGGAGCCTGCTCTTAGGTGGTTTGCTGAAAACCAGCCTATGACGCCCATTATTGAAACGCTGCGTTCGCTTTTGACCAGTGGAAGCACCGGAGATAGCGCCGGAGTTGCCCTGGCTTGGTGTGTAGGCTTGCTAGTGATATCGTACTTGCTTGCGCTTCGTGTTTACAAGCGTAAAACCGCATAA
- a CDS encoding ATP-binding cassette domain-containing protein → MSSVITAEGIKKSFKKINVLQDVSFEVEKGSVFALLGANGAGKTTMINILTTLIQPDSGKATVNGFDIAVQPHKVRASISLTGQFAAVDDTLTARENLVLIGDLRHVSDSAKTAETLLAKFDLIDAADRRTMTFSGGMRRRLDIAMSLIGDPSIIFLDEPTTGLDPQSRNAMWETIRLLAEGGTTVFLTTQYLEEADQLADTIAILHKGKIVTQGTAHELKKSLPHGQVELRFHNAGQLNTAIKLLKDYKTAVNNEMSSIVVTTDGSVTQLTRLLNHLETAHIEIAEFAQKAPTLDDVFLKIVNDKKETK, encoded by the coding sequence GTGAGCTCAGTAATCACCGCCGAGGGAATAAAGAAATCGTTCAAGAAAATAAACGTTCTTCAAGACGTTTCTTTTGAAGTAGAAAAAGGCAGCGTTTTTGCTTTACTTGGCGCAAATGGTGCCGGTAAAACGACAATGATCAATATCTTAACGACATTGATCCAGCCTGATAGCGGCAAAGCGACCGTAAATGGCTTTGACATTGCGGTTCAGCCCCACAAGGTACGTGCGTCAATCAGCCTTACCGGACAGTTTGCTGCCGTTGACGATACGTTAACGGCTCGTGAGAACCTCGTTTTAATTGGTGATTTACGCCATGTCAGCGACTCGGCAAAAACTGCCGAAACCTTGCTAGCAAAATTCGATCTTATTGATGCCGCCGACCGTCGCACGATGACTTTTTCTGGCGGCATGCGTCGACGGCTAGACATTGCCATGAGTCTTATCGGCGACCCTTCGATCATCTTTTTAGATGAACCGACAACCGGGCTTGACCCCCAAAGTCGCAACGCAATGTGGGAAACAATACGGCTACTTGCGGAAGGCGGCACGACTGTCTTTCTTACCACACAATACCTGGAAGAGGCGGATCAATTGGCCGATACTATTGCGATTTTGCATAAGGGAAAGATCGTCACTCAAGGAACGGCACATGAATTAAAAAAATCGTTGCCGCATGGCCAGGTCGAGCTGCGATTTCATAATGCAGGTCAGTTGAATACAGCTATAAAGCTACTTAAGGATTACAAAACAGCCGTAAATAACGAGATGTCTTCTATTGTGGTGACGACTGACGGTAGCGTGACGCAACTTACTCGATTACTGAATCATTTAGAAACGGCACACATTGAGATTGCAGAATTTGCTCAAAAAGCACCCACACTTGATGATGTCTTTTTAAAAATCGTTAACGACAAAAAGGAAACAAAATAA